Proteins from one Deinococcus actinosclerus genomic window:
- a CDS encoding metallophosphoesterase, which translates to MLSGVRRGVLGAAVAALLGACAPSVTGPVVVPDVRAEMPGLPQARLRVLVMGDQGTGTEVQRRVAAAMREVCAREGCDLGVALGDNVYPAGPKAVNSPLFRERFADVYGPLGIPFLVVPGNHDESWLVGGDGADARGADVQVAYSRLNGQWVMPARSYRAPVGALVEFFGVDTAPLAAYLPGLRPAERPGGAWDRAQRAWLSGAVRASGARWRLVLGHHPLFSNGAHGNAGAYDRFPFGFQQGGAVRDLYGSVCGAADLLLSGHVHALEVFAPQPECPGTWTAVSGAAGEVGAARPARARRPSRRSVSRASCAWTSRPPNWSSRRTRWPPTGP; encoded by the coding sequence ATGCTGTCAGGTGTGAGGCGGGGTGTGCTGGGCGCGGCGGTGGCGGCGCTGCTCGGGGCGTGCGCGCCGTCCGTGACCGGGCCGGTGGTGGTGCCGGATGTCCGGGCGGAGATGCCGGGCCTGCCGCAGGCGCGGCTGCGGGTGCTGGTCATGGGGGATCAGGGCACCGGGACCGAGGTGCAGCGGCGCGTGGCGGCCGCCATGCGGGAGGTGTGCGCGCGCGAGGGCTGTGACCTGGGCGTGGCGCTGGGTGACAATGTCTATCCGGCTGGGCCGAAGGCCGTGAATTCGCCGCTGTTCCGGGAGCGGTTCGCGGACGTGTACGGGCCACTCGGGATTCCGTTCCTGGTGGTGCCGGGCAATCACGACGAGTCGTGGCTGGTGGGCGGCGACGGGGCCGATGCGCGGGGGGCGGACGTGCAGGTGGCGTATTCGCGCCTGAACGGGCAGTGGGTGATGCCCGCGCGCAGTTACCGCGCGCCGGTGGGGGCCCTGGTGGAGTTCTTCGGGGTGGACACCGCGCCCCTGGCGGCGTACCTGCCGGGCCTGCGCCCAGCGGAGCGTCCCGGTGGCGCGTGGGACCGCGCGCAGCGGGCGTGGCTCTCGGGCGCGGTGCGGGCCAGCGGGGCGCGCTGGCGGCTGGTGCTGGGGCATCACCCGCTGTTCAGCAACGGCGCGCACGGCAACGCGGGCGCGTACGACCGCTTCCCGTTCGGGTTCCAGCAGGGCGGCGCGGTGCGGGACCTGTACGGGTCGGTGTGTGGCGCGGCGGACCTGCTCCTGAGCGGGCACGTGCACGCGCTGGAGGTCTTTGCGCCGCAGCCGGAATGCCCCGGCACGTGGACGGCGGTATCCGGCGCGGCGGGTGAGGTGGGGGCGGCCCGGCCGGCTCGCGCGCGGCGGCCTTCGCGGCGTTCGGTCAGCCGGGCTTCCTGCGCCTGGACGTCACGCCCGCCGAACTGGTCATCACGGCGTACACGGTGGCCGCCGACGGGACCGTGA
- a CDS encoding glutaredoxin domain-containing protein, giving the protein MIKMYTTSWCPDCHAAKRALTSKGLAFEEINIEQDDSAAEYVMSVNGGKRSVPTLVHGDTAASLSGFRPQKLDAFLAQAGL; this is encoded by the coding sequence ATGATCAAGATGTACACCACCAGCTGGTGCCCCGACTGCCACGCCGCCAAACGCGCCCTGACCAGCAAGGGCCTCGCCTTTGAGGAAATCAACATCGAGCAGGACGACAGCGCCGCCGAATACGTCATGAGCGTCAACGGCGGCAAACGCAGCGTCCCCACCCTCGTGCACGGCGACACCGCCGCCAGCCTCAGCGGCTTCCGCCCCCAGAAACTCGACGCTTTCCTCGCGCAGGCCGGACTGTAA
- a CDS encoding DUF805 domain-containing protein encodes MNEYLNVIRNNYANFTGRARRREYWMFTLINSVILILLQIPVQGAVIAMAAQNEADTAPSAGLTGVTLIFLILLVVYSLAVMVPSIAVTVRRLHDTGKSGWWYLLNLIPLGSLVILVFMVLDSEPGSNKWGPNPKGVNGGTPSSAQNW; translated from the coding sequence ATGAACGAATACCTGAACGTTATCCGCAACAACTACGCCAACTTCACCGGCCGCGCCCGCCGCCGCGAATACTGGATGTTCACCCTGATCAACTCGGTGATCCTGATCCTGCTGCAGATTCCTGTGCAGGGCGCCGTGATCGCGATGGCCGCCCAGAATGAAGCCGACACCGCCCCCAGCGCCGGGCTGACCGGCGTGACGCTGATCTTCCTGATCCTGCTCGTCGTGTACTCCCTGGCCGTGATGGTGCCCAGCATTGCCGTGACCGTCCGCCGCCTGCACGACACCGGTAAGAGCGGCTGGTGGTACCTGCTGAACCTCATCCCCCTGGGGAGCCTCGTGATTCTGGTGTTCATGGTGCTCGACAGCGAACCCGGCAGCAACAAGTGGGGGCCCAACCCCAAAGGCGTGAATGGCGGCACGCCCAGTTCCGCGCAGAACTGGTAA